One stretch of Nitrospirota bacterium DNA includes these proteins:
- a CDS encoding DUF4445 domain-containing protein, translated as MNITLATGEGIPAAAGESILSALKKKGVYLVTACGGKGTCGKCRIKIHSGKYRTSASGKLSQADKEKGIVLACRTFPESDVSAEILEEARLVVGDRIALAKSKDLSELLRSFDKEITPIVKRLNIKLPPPTIEDHISDLERLKRELELQGFKGMRFSRTFISSMADGLRRHNWEIHLAYVDGPEAIFVTSEKQTSRYGIAVDIGTTTIVVYLIDLSDGKLVDVGSTYNSQIRYGDDVITRIVHATESGGLEELRGTVTDDINNITDTIIEKHGINKEHIECAVISGNTTMSHIFWGLDPGHIREEPYIPTVNSFPLWRAGTARLHINKQAPVYTLPCVASYVGGDIVSGVLASKMHRNSEMALFMDIGTNGEIAIGNNEWLMAAACSAGPCFEGSGIKHGMRATEGAIEAVKIAPDTFEPSISVIGNTVPIGICGSGMIDAMSELFLSGVIDRKGKFVREIKTGRIREGDEGAEFVLYKGAKDIILTEVDIENIMRAKAAIYAGISSLIKEIGFTLDNIERVYIAGGFGNYLNVDRAVIIGMLPDIPKEKFRFLGNTSVAGAYLCLLSEKLRKEAEEIARKMTYMELSVSRNFMDEYMSALFLPHTDMGLFPNVEKLIQKK; from the coding sequence ATGAACATAACGCTCGCAACAGGAGAAGGCATACCCGCAGCAGCAGGTGAAAGCATCCTCTCTGCGCTCAAAAAGAAAGGCGTATATCTTGTTACAGCATGCGGCGGTAAGGGAACATGCGGAAAATGCCGTATAAAAATTCACTCCGGAAAATACAGGACCTCCGCATCAGGCAAACTTTCTCAGGCTGACAAAGAGAAAGGCATTGTCCTTGCCTGCCGAACATTTCCTGAAAGTGACGTCTCCGCAGAGATACTTGAAGAGGCGCGGCTTGTTGTAGGAGACAGGATTGCGCTTGCAAAATCAAAAGACCTCTCAGAGCTTCTCAGGTCCTTTGACAAAGAGATAACACCCATCGTAAAAAGGCTTAATATCAAACTTCCGCCTCCTACGATAGAGGATCACATAAGCGACCTTGAGAGGCTGAAAAGAGAGCTTGAGCTGCAAGGCTTCAAAGGCATGAGGTTCTCCCGGACATTTATATCATCAATGGCAGATGGCCTCAGAAGGCATAACTGGGAAATACATCTTGCTTATGTTGACGGGCCTGAGGCAATCTTTGTTACATCTGAAAAGCAAACCTCAAGATACGGCATTGCAGTTGACATCGGCACAACCACGATTGTCGTATATCTCATAGACCTTTCTGACGGAAAACTCGTTGATGTGGGCTCAACATACAATTCACAGATACGATATGGCGACGATGTTATCACAAGGATAGTCCATGCAACAGAAAGCGGCGGGCTTGAAGAGCTAAGGGGAACTGTCACGGATGATATAAACAACATCACCGATACTATTATTGAAAAACATGGCATAAATAAAGAGCACATAGAATGCGCTGTAATCTCAGGGAATACAACCATGTCTCATATCTTCTGGGGGCTTGATCCCGGACATATCAGGGAAGAGCCGTACATACCTACTGTAAATTCCTTCCCGCTGTGGAGGGCAGGAACGGCAAGGCTTCATATTAATAAACAGGCGCCTGTTTATACTTTGCCGTGTGTTGCAAGTTATGTGGGGGGCGATATTGTCTCAGGCGTGCTTGCGTCAAAGATGCACAGGAATAGTGAGATGGCCTTATTCATGGATATCGGCACAAACGGAGAGATTGCAATAGGCAACAATGAATGGCTTATGGCAGCGGCATGTTCTGCGGGTCCCTGCTTTGAAGGAAGCGGGATAAAGCACGGAATGAGGGCCACCGAAGGCGCGATAGAGGCTGTAAAGATTGCGCCTGACACATTTGAACCTTCCATCTCTGTTATCGGCAATACTGTGCCGATAGGAATCTGCGGCTCAGGAATGATAGACGCAATGTCAGAGCTGTTCCTTTCAGGCGTCATAGACCGGAAAGGAAAATTTGTGCGTGAAATAAAAACAGGCCGCATAAGAGAGGGAGACGAAGGCGCGGAATTTGTCCTCTATAAAGGAGCAAAAGACATTATCCTGACAGAGGTTGACATTGAGAATATCATGAGGGCCAAGGCAGCGATTTATGCCGGGATATCATCGCTTATAAAAGAGATTGGGTTCACGCTGGATAATATAGAGCGCGTATATATCGCAGGAGGTTTCGGCAATTATCTGAATGTTGACAGGGCTGTAATAATCGGGATGCTCCCTGACATTCCAAAAGAAAAATTCAGATTTTTAGGCAACACATCAGTCGCCGGGGCGTATCTGTGCCTACTCTCAGAAAAACTCAGGAAAGAAGCAGAGGAAATTGCCCGGAAGATGACATACATGGAGCTTTCAGTTTCAAGGAATTTTATGGATGAATACATGTCAGCCCTTTTTCTGCCGCACACGGATATGGGATTGTTCCCTAATGTAGAAAAGTTAATACAAAAAAAATAG
- a CDS encoding aspartate-semialdehyde dehydrogenase yields MIKKKAKYIVAVVGATGAVGNEMIATLEQRNFPVEKLRLFASERSEGKTLEFQGNEIPVENLNESSFKGIDIALFSAGAERSKTWAPVAAKSGCVVVDNSSQWRMDPEVPLVVPEVNSHDLKWHKGIIANPNCSTIQMVVVLKPIHDAAKIKRVVVTTFQSVSGTGKKAMDELLQQTTDILNFKEVKCNVYPHQIAFNVLPHIDKFLENGYTKEEMKMVHETIKIMGDDSIRLTTTTVRVPVFRCHAESLNIETEKKITPNEVRAVLSKSPGIVVFDAPEKNIYPLPVDVAGKDETYVGRIREDESIDNGINMWIVADNLRKGAALNAVQIAEKLIEMANKS; encoded by the coding sequence ATGATTAAGAAGAAGGCGAAATACATTGTTGCTGTTGTCGGCGCAACAGGCGCAGTCGGAAATGAAATGATTGCAACCCTTGAGCAAAGGAACTTCCCTGTTGAAAAACTCAGGCTCTTTGCCTCAGAGCGCTCAGAGGGTAAAACACTTGAATTTCAGGGGAATGAAATCCCTGTTGAGAATTTAAATGAATCTTCCTTTAAGGGAATTGACATTGCGCTTTTCTCTGCGGGAGCCGAGAGGTCCAAGACATGGGCGCCGGTTGCGGCAAAATCAGGCTGTGTTGTAGTTGATAATTCAAGCCAGTGGAGGATGGACCCTGAAGTGCCGCTTGTCGTGCCTGAGGTTAACAGCCATGACCTGAAATGGCATAAGGGGATTATCGCAAACCCGAACTGCTCAACGATTCAGATGGTTGTGGTCTTAAAGCCTATACATGATGCTGCAAAGATAAAGAGAGTTGTTGTAACAACATTCCAGTCTGTCTCAGGCACAGGCAAGAAGGCAATGGATGAACTGTTACAGCAGACAACCGACATACTGAATTTTAAGGAAGTAAAGTGCAATGTTTATCCTCACCAGATCGCATTTAACGTGCTGCCTCACATAGACAAGTTTCTTGAAAACGGCTATACGAAAGAAGAGATGAAGATGGTGCATGAGACAATAAAGATAATGGGGGACGACTCAATAAGGCTCACTACAACCACAGTGCGCGTCCCTGTTTTCAGATGCCACGCTGAAAGCCTGAACATAGAGACAGAAAAAAAGATTACACCGAATGAGGTGAGGGCTGTGCTTTCTAAGTCTCCGGGCATTGTTGTCTTTGATGCGCCTGAGAAAAACATCTATCCTCTGCCTGTTGATGTTGCAGGGAAGGATGAGACTTATGTCGGCAGGATACGAGAGGATGAGTCCATAGATAATGGAATAAACATGTGGATAGTCGCTGATAATCTCAGAAAAGGCGCAGCGCTGAATGCTGTTCAGATAGCTGAAAAGCTGATTGAGATGGCGAATAAGAGTTAA
- a CDS encoding DUF488 domain-containing protein — translation MKKAYTLGTGRRSEEDFMEILFAYDIKTLVDVRIFPKSKMPVFTRENLENLLKKEGINYVFLGRELGGFRKGGYEAYTTTEEFRKGVDVLEDIASKGISVIICAERFPWKCHRRWISRELHRRGWQVEHILDKGKVWAPKG, via the coding sequence ATGAAAAAAGCCTACACTCTCGGCACAGGCAGAAGGAGCGAGGAAGATTTTATGGAAATCCTCTTCGCCTATGACATCAAAACCCTTGTTGACGTCAGAATCTTTCCAAAGAGCAAGATGCCGGTATTCACGAGAGAAAATCTTGAAAACCTTCTCAAAAAAGAAGGCATAAACTATGTTTTCCTCGGCAGAGAACTCGGCGGTTTCAGGAAAGGAGGCTATGAGGCATATACGACTACCGAAGAGTTCAGGAAGGGAGTTGATGTGCTTGAAGATATTGCCTCAAAAGGAATAAGCGTAATCATTTGCGCAGAGAGATTTCCGTGGAAGTGCCACAGGAGGTGGATTTCAAGGGAGCTTCACAGGCGCGGCTGGCAGGTGGAGCATATCCTTGACAAAGGAAAGGTCTGGGCTCCTAAAGGTTGA
- a CDS encoding prepilin-type N-terminal cleavage/methylation domain-containing protein: MKDCAGVTLIELITVISIIGVLVFALGFSFQDWNAAYKIESQIKEMHSDIMHARVRAMCKKRAHFVKLEAAQYTIYEDTNPMPDGNNTLETEADNLVVQKASDYPIEFNLGFGDTQFRFDKDGSSSRNGRIRLVSTASPDYDCIKLFSTRINLGKWDSADCNAK, from the coding sequence ATGAAGGACTGCGCAGGCGTTACCTTAATAGAGCTGATAACCGTTATTTCAATAATCGGCGTTCTGGTATTTGCCCTTGGATTTTCATTTCAAGACTGGAATGCCGCCTATAAAATTGAAAGCCAGATAAAAGAAATGCATTCCGATATAATGCACGCAAGGGTAAGGGCCATGTGCAAAAAAAGAGCGCACTTTGTGAAGTTGGAAGCAGCGCAATATACAATATACGAGGACACAAATCCTATGCCTGACGGCAATAACACGTTAGAGACAGAAGCAGACAATCTGGTTGTTCAAAAAGCCAGCGATTATCCCATTGAATTTAATCTCGGTTTCGGTGACACACAATTCAGATTTGATAAGGACGGCTCCTCCTCACGTAATGGCAGAATCAGACTTGTTTCAACCGCGTCGCCCGATTACGACTGCATAAAACTGTTTTCAACGAGGATAAACCTCGGTAAGTGGGACAGCGCAGACTGTAACGCCAAATAA
- a CDS encoding type II toxin-antitoxin system VapC family toxin has protein sequence MPDYLLDTTAIIDYLRDKGGVPELLERLCMEGGLLCCCPINIVEVYAGMKDKEKNVTDEFLNSLKCYETTAGIGILAGELKRKYAKTGITLSTADVLIAATAIKHHLTLVTNNAAHFPHERLAMLSYER, from the coding sequence TTGCCTGATTATCTGCTTGATACTACTGCAATCATTGACTATCTCAGAGACAAAGGCGGAGTTCCTGAACTGCTTGAAAGATTGTGCATGGAGGGCGGACTGTTATGCTGCTGTCCTATAAATATTGTTGAGGTATATGCAGGAATGAAAGACAAGGAAAAGAATGTGACTGATGAATTTTTGAACAGTCTTAAATGTTATGAGACAACAGCAGGGATAGGCATTCTTGCAGGAGAATTAAAGAGAAAATACGCAAAGACAGGCATAACACTGAGCACAGCCGATGTTCTTATTGCTGCAACGGCAATAAAACACCACCTTACTCTTGTAACAAACAATGCAGCACACTTTCCACATGAGAGACTCGCGATGCTTAGCTATGAGAGATAA